The genomic window GGCTTAATACAAGCATACGAATTTAAATTTGGATTCATATTAAATAGATTAGTTATAACTTTATTATTAGAATCTTATATAATCCTAATGAGTATTTTGGATGATAatctactttaaaaaaatttaaagtggAGTTAATCCTTTGTTAATCCTTATATTGAAAGGGTTATATATAAACTACTGATAAGAGTACTCAATATATTGTTCTTGTAAATACTTTACCCATTTATGCAGAGAAGGTATAGATTAGCAATCTTTTTTCTCTTGAACACAGAAATTTATTACTAGAATGTTTGCCAAAATATATCTTATAAGAGATTTTGAAATGACTATATTTATGAGAAAGagaatttaaaatcaaatgtatAAGGAAAATATCTAGTTACTCAATATTGAGAGTTTTAAAAAGAGttgcaatattttttatttacatgatGTGCTCTCGCATGAATTTAAACCTTGTGaacttcataaataataattgtcaTAAGAGTACGAGCAAAAGTCTTATTTGAAGTCTCAAATTAATCATCAATTAGTGGAACAGATTGAGGATTTTTTGTTTAGAGGGggcaaaatttaatatatatatatatatatatatatatatatatctttatttttcaattttattgggGGCaactagtaaaaataaaataaaaaattaactatttatacaataataaatttatgggAGTAATggatatttcaaattttagtgGGGGGCAAGTGCTCCCACTAACGACCATGTAGATTCATCCTTCAACAAATCTCTTCTGTACTTGCAATTTGAAATATAATCACAAATACTAGTTAATATAATTGTTGTACTGAGCATCATGCTCAAGCTATTAGATTGCTCTCATAAGGCAACTACACCTAGAGTACTAATGCTACCATAGGTGTTTGTCCTTCCTAATTGCATGGTTGATATCTTTGCACCTTAATTGGCGAAGAacctttctttttaaattttataattatcagtCATTTCCGAAGGAATATAACATTTATCATCAAAACTATGTGATATTCCTTTATTAAAGggagataattataaaatttggaAACGAATGGTTCTTTTCCAATTGGGGTGCATAAATATTGACTTTTTGATTAGGAAGAATGAATACTCATGCTAATATTTATACTTTAGATGTGATATCCTTACGTAATAATTTTGAGAAACCTAATTACTTACGATATGTGTGGTTCCAGATTATGAGTATATAAGAAATTTGTTGAAGACAATTGATGACCAATTTGAgattttagataaaatttttGCTCTTATTCTTATGAAAAAATTATCATCTGTAAAGCTTAAAAGTGTTAAAGTCATTTGAGATCATATCATTCAAATATTGCAactctttttagtttttaatgtgCTTGTGTTTGaattaacttgatttttttcttatccactttattctaaattctttttaaaatttttatcaaatatataaaaacaaatagtttaTTAATATGTGTTAAAGAGGGAGAAACCTTGTTACATATACACtcttatttaaaagaaattataaaataatggcATTGCTTCTTATCCTTTcaatttcatccattttgcAAAGAGAAAGGCAAGATACAAATCAAAGGAAAATCTCTTTCTATaggattaaaaattatttttaataataaatatttgtatgtatatataaatattattttttgtaattaagGTCCATATTTCAGTATGACATATCACATACGTGtggaaaaaagtaaaaataaaaaatacataataaaataccTATTTTTGTATTAGTAATTATAAAGTCCTAACATATAGAGttttaatatcataattttgAGGGTATGTGAAAGCAAAAAGACCATTGATTACAACTCTCCCCAGTCCTTTTTACTAACtctattttaactaaattacaattaaacaacattggttaaaattagttggttttctcaaatttatgaaaattatattattttttcaatattatttttacttaaaatgtattttaaataatatatagttgaatataatttattgaaagttatataaatatattaaatataaaagataaatttgaaaaaaataataatatttaatgttttacaaattttctaaatgaataaataaaatagttaaaaaacatttaaaatgagacaaataaaaaacaacagggaatattttattttttagataatCTAGTTTTATTAAGGAAAATTGCTTATACAACCTTAAGAAAATAGGTATTTTAAGTGATACATTCTTGTCTGTACCAGCCTTAGGAAATATGATGTGTCAATGTGTCATGTCATTTGGAATGGTTACACTTGTTGAGTAGTGAAAAAATAAGGGGaaaatatggtttttttaaaatagaaaattttatttattatttatgggttaatgaaaaaaaaagtttgtaaaaccataataaaaattttagaatatatatatatatatatatatatggaattccAAACTTTTCTAAAGaggatttaatataataataaatatggataattttatgagaaaattatttattagtctttATAACTATTCAAATTTCCACTGCAGTGTTTCTAATATTTCTCTAATTTTAATAGCCATAATATTTAATCGAGTGATATATGATTAAAACTtacaaataaagtttttttataactaaaaaaaataaaaattccgaACTATTTAAAGAAAGTGGGACTTGCCTTCCATGTTACTCCACATGtagtttgttttttagtttcaaaGAACAAAGTTCACAATCTTATTGCCCCTTCAACAACATTATTGAGTCCGCtcatgttatttattaatttatttattcattaaataaatattaggaAAGGTCCTTTTCtagtgattatttatttatttcccatCTCTCTCACACCAttggaaataatttatttttttaattcaaatttaaatcaattcTTGTGGAGCCCAattgtaatttttgaaaatattatcacTTAATCTCATTAATATTTAGAGTCCCTCATTAAAAGTTTTTACAAGTGGTGAGAGCTTGAATTATGAATGCGTTATACGTTTCTCGAGTATGAGTGAGTCTTTATCATCCATGTGCGCGACCACTGATCACTATTTCGATTCTTCCTACAAATTATCAACTTTTTTCGGGTTTGTTCACCTGTTTATGAATAATTTGCAATTGAGAAATTGAGTTTCAAATTAAgataatataattcaaaatcgACTTGTGAATAGAAAATCTTGATTACTCACGTTGACTTGAGGAACTTTCTCTGCAATGCATGTCACGAAAGTTGGAATGaaaatcatatatttcataaacaAATCCATAACTATTAACACCAAGATTTGCTGAAGAAACTAAAATAGAAGGTTTCATTTAGTGATAACTAAATATGCCCTCTTTTTCAAAGATGAAAccaagaattatttatttatttatttttttttttgaaagggcCATGTAAAGGACAAACAATTGACAATAGATTATCATTGTTAATTATCATATCCATATAACTGCCTTAAACAccttaattttaataatacttCAGTAACTTTGTAAAACACGCAATCTAACTGatcatcaattatatatatatatatatattaaaaataaattttccacaagtttaattttatttttaattttaatttaattttattattatttttttatggaatattttaatgtttgactaaatttcaatataatataattttaaaaattaacttttaatcatataatttattaatatataatttatttataatagaatAATTATTCtattatatacatttatatattaacTTTCGAAGGCGGGATGAGATAGCAAAGGATGGGGATTAGAGAAGATAGTCCTTTTCTTAACTCTGCCCCATCCCCAGTCCAAATTAGATTAGAGATCATATCCTCCTTAtacataaatgataaaaaaatgaaatcccTTTTTTTCATATAAGGGTTTGCCCGTTTAGGTTGAATTGGGTTGTTATCTCTGCATATCATCTAGGATGtccctctattttaatatttaaaatatataagtcCTTATAATGACTCTCTtgggacaaattatattagagagggacttaaaattttcaaatattaaaatagagagaCCTCTTAGGGACCAATaatattagagggaccaaatgGGCAGACTGACTATATTATagggactaaatagggtattcaacctaaataatataatacaactgcataaatataagtattgaagtggttttttttttctcatataaaaattgaaatcatGTCAAATATGTCCTTAACTATGAATAGTATAGACTATAAGGACTCAAAGGGTGAAATGGCATTAAGACCTCGCTGATCTTAACTTTCTCCTTCATCCTTCTTTTGTTCTCAGTGCCTCTCCAGTGACCATGTTTCATTTGGTGAGAGCCCTGGGGCGTATATAACCTCGTGGCCAATGCCAAAAGGCTCATCATATTTGGGAGGTGGATGGCTACGTGTAGGTAGCGATACCAACATGCCACGAGGATGTTCAAGTATCAGAATGTGAATGTCACTGATTTACCTGAGTCCGTGGATTGGAGGGACAAAGGAGCGGTCACTCCTATAAAGAGACAAGGCAGGTGTGGTAagcttaaaatattaattaaaatttcttttaatttttctagtaCATCCTCTcctgattttattttatgtgtatAGATTCATGTTGGGCTTTGCTGCGTTAGCTGCTGTGGAGGGAGCCTTTAAGATCAACACAAGCCGCTTGGTTTCTCTGTCTGCATAACAACTAAGAGATTGTGACAGGATAAGCCATGGATGCTGTTTGACAATATGATTAATGCATTCAAGTATATTATAAGGAATGGTGGTGTGACATTAGAAGATAACTATCCCTACACAGAAACTCAGGGTTGCTGCCAGGAACGGAAAGCAAGAACACCTGTAGCATATATAACTGATTATCAGCATGTGCCTGCAAATAAGGAGGCTTTGCTTAAACATGTAGCCCACCAAACAGTTTCAGCTGCTGTCTTTTCtgaaaaagtaaattttaagcAGTATAGAGGTGGTTTATTCTTTGAGCATCATGAAGATTATCCTAATCATACTGTTACTATAGTTCGGTACGGGAAATATCGTAATGGGATTTAAGTATTGGTTGATAAAAAATGGTAGAATACTCTatttagtccctttaatataGTCAGCCTGTCCCTTTGGTCCTCTAATATGATCTGTCCCTAGGaggtccctctattttaatatttggaaAATGTAAGTCCCcttctctaatataatttgtccctagAAAGTCCTTATGAggacttatatttttaaaatattaaactagAGGGGCATCTTagggacaaatcatattagagggaccaaagggGCAGACTGACTATATTGGAGGGACTAAATGGGGAGTTTTTAAACTCGGCACAGGTTGCTTGGTATCCTTGTCTGCACAACAACTAGTAGATTGTGACATGTGGAGCCATGGGTGCTGGGTGGGTATATACAAACTGTATTTGTATTTATGATAAACAATGGTGGTGTGACATCAGAAGCTAACTAGCCCTATAGAGGAACTCAAGGTTGGTGTCAGGAATGGAAAGTAAGGACAACGATAACATATATCAGTGATTTTCAGACTGTGTCTGCAAACGAGGAGGGACTGCTTAAAACTGTAGCCCACCAGCCTGTTTCGGCTGCGATGTTTAGTGataacatagattttttttgttttatagagATGGTTTATTCTTTCAGCATCATGAAGGTCTTCCTAATCATGTCGTTACTATAGTTGGGTTCGAAAAAAAGCGTAATGGGTCATGTATTGGTTGGTTAAAAATTCATAGGGAACTTTTTGAGGGATAAGGGTTACATGAAGGTGGCAAGGGATATTGGATTGCGTTACGGTGTTTGCGGTATTGCGAGGTGGGCAGCATTCCTTATGGTTTGAAGATagtaaatacattttttttaaatatcttggaTATTAAAAAATGGTGAGAAATATCTCAAATCTTTTTTGTGTTTGCTTGACCGACAGAGCTATCAACTTCAAGGAGGAATTCAGTCCAATGTTTCTTGAAGAAGAGCAAAGACAGGTATTTACTATTCACTACCCATGTTTGTTAATTATTAGTTACTGGAATTTATTAACTGAGATTAACTTGGAAACAAATTATGAACCAGGAAATAGTTAATTAGTGTTAAATGTTGAGCACTAGAAGCTCATGTGGCATATATAGCTATTTATATATGGTtgaataccctatttagtccaTCTAATATAGTCAGTCTGCCATTTTGGTCcttctaatatattttgttcCTACGAGATctctgtattttaatttttgagaaatgtaaGCTTTCATAAGGACCTCCTAgggataaattatattagagagagggatttatatttctcaaaaattaaaatacagggACCTCCTAGGGATAAATCATATTAGAGGAAACAAAGGGGTAGACTGAttatattaaagggactaaatagggtagtctacctttatatatatatatatatatattgattttattaataaacatGAAAAGAATATGTTTCTACTCCCACTGCTTCTCTATATCCAACATCGCTTGCTCATAGTGTAATTGAAAttgcaaatttgaaattagGAAGTTTTTAAGACACGAGAAACTTGCTATTACAGACAGAAAAATGGGTTGTACATACAGTAAAGTGGTGAGTAAGGCGCCTTATAAGACCACTTGGCCTAGAAGCAGCACAGCCAGAGACCAAGTCTCAGCTCAGCTGAATTTCTCTGTGTGATGCAattagttgttgttttattataatatatgtatcTTGACATTATGCCCAAGTGTAACATACAATGCTTACATCAGATTGAGACTTCTACTAAGGATTCCTATATTATCATGTTTGTTGACATTTGAATAATTAGACTGGTTATGTTATCCTTACTGTCTCGTAGTCATCACTTCTGTATTATTCTCCTTAACCTTTTACAATTTATTTCGCTTTCAATAATTATGCTTAGAAGCTAGGAAGGAATAATGTTTAGTTTTCATATGCTATTAGCCTAAGATAAGCAAGCTTCAATGGACACATGACAATCCTTTTGTCGCATCAGTTTGagattttacttttaaatatgataat from Dioscorea cayenensis subsp. rotundata cultivar TDr96_F1 chromosome 9, TDr96_F1_v2_PseudoChromosome.rev07_lg8_w22 25.fasta, whole genome shotgun sequence includes these protein-coding regions:
- the LOC120268645 gene encoding senescence-specific cysteine protease SAG12-like → MFKYQNVNVTDLPESVDWRDKGAVTPIKRQGRFMLGFAALAAVEGAFKINTSRLVSLNGGVTLEDNYPYTETQGCCQERKARTPVAYITDYQHVPANKEALLKHVAHQTVSAAVFSEKVNFKQYRGGLFFEHHEDYPNHTVTIVRYGKYRNFLRDKGYMKVARDIGLRYGVCGIARAINFKEEFSPMFLEEEQRQEIVN